Genomic window (Granulicella arctica):
CGTGAGTGCCGAGGCTGTTTCGCAGTGGGCCGGTGTGTTGGTGGGCTCTTCCTAATACCTCTGAGTGGCCGCGTGTGATCAGTGTGATGTGGCGTTGAGTTTGACCAGGTCGGACTTGAGGGCCTCGAGCTTTTGACCGGCTTCGGCCAGCTTGCCAGCGGCGGTGAGGCGCTGGTAGTCGTCAAAGTTTCTGGTTGCTTCGGCGACGAGAGCGTTGAAGTTCGACGTGGGCTGGTCTGTCTGCTGCGGGGTAGTGGCGGAGGTGCCTGCCGAGGCCTGCGGCTTTTGCTGTGGCTCGGTTGCCGTTAGCGACGAGACATCGCCACCGAAGAGAGAAGAGAGGGCGGCCTGAAAGGTGGTGCCGTAGGCGAGCTTATCCTGAAGGGCAAGGACAACGAGCCGGAGTTCGGGCATGGGACTTTGCTGGGCCTGGAGATAGATGGGCTCGGCGTAGAGCAGTGCGCGACCGGTGGGGATGACCAACAGGTTGCCGCGTAGAACATGGGAGCCCTGCTGGTTCCACAAGGTAAGCTGGCCGGAGAGCTGGGCGTTTTGGTCGATGCGTGCTTCTACCTGTTGCGGCCCGTCGATGAGGCGCGTCTTTGGAAAGTTATAGACGGCTGTGGTTCCGTAGGCTGCGCCGTCGGAGCGGCCCGCGATCCAGCCTATGAGATTGTTGCGGTTGGCCGGGGTAAACGGAAGGATCTGAACGAACTCCTCGGCTGTGCCGCCGGGCAGCTTCATGAGGACATAGTTGGGTTGCATGGGCTGGACGGACTGCTGGCCGTTGGCGTCGCTGGTGGTTTCCGTGGCGACGGTCCAGAGATCCTCGCGATTGAAGAAGACCTCTGGACGGGTCATATGGTAGAGGCCGTAGACCTCTGACTGGAGCTTGAAGAGGGCTTCGGGGTAACGGACATGGCGGCGGAGGTCTTCGGGCAGATGCGAGGCATCGGTGAAGAGGGTGGGGTAGATACGGCGGTAGGCGGCTATGACGGGATCGGTCGTGTCAAAGACGTAGAAGGTCGTGGAGCCGTTGTAGGCGTCGACGACGACCTTGACGCTGTTGCGCATGTAGTTGACGGAGGTATCGCCGAGCGCGTAGTGGGTGGAGTAGGGATAGGTGTCGGAGGTGGTGAAGGCGTCGATGATCCATGAGAGACGGCCGTCGTCTCCAACGACCATGTAGGGATCCTGATCGAAGGTGAGAAAGGGCGCGAGGCGGGCGACGCGGTCGCGAATGTTCCGGTGCATGAGGAGGCGGCTATCGGGGGTGACGTCGTCGGAGAAGGGAAGGGTGCCGAGATCGCCGCGGTCGAAGGCAAGGATGATGCGGCGCAGGAAGCTGCCGATGGCGATGCCACCGGTGCCCTGATAGGAGGTGACATTGTTTGCCTGCCCCTGGGGGTAATCAAACTCCTGCTGGCGGGTCTTGACATAGACGTCAGTGTCGGTGAGTTCGCCGAAGTAGAGTTCGGGTCGCGTTACCTTGAGGCCGGGCACTGTGCTCTGCACGGGCATGTTGCTGAGGAGGAGATTGGGTAGACCTTCGGGCGTGAAGCCGTTGACGGGATTCATGGTGATGCCGTAGCCGTGGGTGTAGATCAGCTTTTCGTTGATCCAGTTACGGCTGCTTACGGGCAGCTTCGTGACGTTGAGTTCGCGGACGGCAAGCATGACCTGACGAAGGTTTCCATCCAGCATGTAGCGGTCGATGTCGATGTCGGGAAAGTCGTAGTAGGTGCGGATCTCCTGAACCTGCCGGAGAGTGTCCTGCAAGGCGCGCCAATCCCAGAGGCGGATGTTCCGGAGCGTGGGCTGATTGTGGCTTGCGTCGGCGGCCTGGATGGTGGCTTCAGCAGGGAACTCACTCTGTGAGAATTTATCAAGACCGTAGGCCTGACGGGTCATCTGGATGTTGTGGGCGATGTACGGCTCTTCGCGGACAAGCTGATTGGGCTTGACGATGAAGCTGGCAACGTACCAACTGACGATGGTGAGGACAGCATAGGAGAGGACGGCGGGAAGAGGGGCGGCTACGATCCATGAGGCGCGGGAGCTTCGTGCGGCGTTGACGGCAGCGATGATTGCCCCAAGGATGAGGGCGATGGCGACGACGAGAAGGCCGCCGGTCATGATGTGGGCGCCGGTGTAGTCGACTCCGTCGAAGAGGGTGTGGTGATCGAGAAGGAGTTCGAAGCGCTCCACGAAGACGATCATGGCGAGTACAAGGAGAAAGAAAGCACCCGTAAGGGAGAGGCCGCGCCATGGCGAGGGTGCCAGGCTGAGGCGTTTCGCACCGAGGGATCGGGAGCCGCTGGTGATGAGCAGGAAGAGCAGCGCAACGGCGCAGGTAGCGATGGCCAGGGTGAGCAGCCAGGTGTTGACGAGTCTCCACGCTGGAAGGGTGAAGAGGAAGAAGTTGAGCGGGCGGGAGAAGACGGGGTCGGTGACTGCGCCTGCTGCGTGTGGAGCGTACCAGAAGAGAGCGAGCGTGGGCCATTGGGCCATCATCGTCAGGCCGGTGAGCAGGGCGATGGCGATGGAGACGACGAGCGAGATGATGCGCAGGGCAGGAGCAACGGAGAGGTTGACGCTCTGGCCGCCGATGATGATCGCGTGGGCGGTGGGGAGATCTGCCTGGTGAGAGCGGCGGATGATGAAGAAGGCGCCATACAGAATGAGGAAGGTGATGATCGAGGAGAACAGGAAGACGGAGGACTCGATGACGAAGGTCTTCCAGAAGGCTGCGCCGTAGCCCAGCGACTCGAACCAGAGAAGATCGACCCAGCCGGCGAGTGCGATGCGGATGACGATCCAAAGGGCGAAGAGGATAACGGCTACGACCAGCAGACGGCGCCCACGATTGGGGCGACCTGGGTTCAGATAGTCCGGCGAGTCAATGTAGTTTGGCAACGATCCTCCGCGCCTACTTGCAGATATAGGGGCGTCTGCGATTCTACAGCCAGGGACTCAGGGATGATGGTGCGCTATTGGGAACTACGGTGGACCTCAGGCCTGGACCTGCGAAGATGGAAGCCATGGTGAAGATGTTCGATGGCATTGCTCGGAAGACGGTTACACGAAGAGATCTTGTAGCGACAGCGCTGAAGACCATGGTGGTTGCTGGAGTGCCCGGCTCTCTTTTTGGACAAGCGCGTGGGGCGGGTGCTTCGATGCGCGCGATTAATATCGTGAATTTCATTCGTGCAGAGGAACCGCGTGAGCCCATGGACCTGTTCCTGCCGGTACGCGAGCAGATGGCTTCGATCAAGGCTCACAGTCTGCCCGCCACGTGGCTTCTGCAGTACGACGCGATGGTGGAGGGGCCCTTTGTCGCGTTCTTGAAGAAGGAGATGCCGGTGGATCATGAGGTCGGGATCTGGTTCGAGATGAATCGCAAAATCTGCGATGACGCAGGGATTGCGTGGCGCGGGAATCCACAGTGGGAGTGGGATTACCATGTGCCGGTGGCCTATGCCATTGGCTATACCCCAGACGAGCGACGCAAGCTGGTAGATACGGCTATGACGACCTTCAGGCGAACCTTTGGCCGTGATGCGAAGTCGATTGCCTCGTGGAATCTGGATGCGATCACGCTGGCACACTTTTCTGACCAGTATGGTGTCGATGCGTTTGGGAATTGCCGCGACCAGTCGGCTACGGACGGGTTTACGACGTGGGGTGCGCCGATTGCGGCGTACTATCCGACTCGCGCGAATGGGTTGAGCCCGGCGCTCTCGAAGGAGAAGCAGATCAACACGCCGGTGTTTCGGATGTTAGGTCAAGACCCGGTCTACTACTACGATGACCTGCTGCGCTATCCGGATACGATGGAGCCGGCGTGGCCATCGGGTCAGTCGGAGATCTTTGTAGATCGCTTTCTGGAGATGATTGCGGAGAGTCCGACGCAGTCCGTTGGCTACGCGCAACTGGGCCAGGAGAATAGTTTTGGCTGGCCTGTTATGGCGAAGGCTTTCGACATGCAGATGGAGAAGCTTGCACAATTTCGAAGCCGCGGAGGCGTGACCATCGAGACGATGGGGGAGAGCGGGCGACGCTTCAAGCGTCTGTTCCATTCGACACCGACGCAGGCGCAGGTGATGCTGAAGGATCCTTTCGGCAGAGACCACCCTGCTGAGCGAACTGCCTGGTATCAGAGTAAGTACTATCGAGCGAATCTTCATTTTCGTGGCGATGAATTTTACCTGCGCGATTTGCACGTCTACGATGATCACTTTGCTGAGCCCTACCTGACGGAACCTGTACGGCAGCATGGGATCGAGCAGCGCATGCTTGCTGTGCTCGACGGGTATCACTGGAGCGATGACAACGTGCGCGCGGGTCGCGCGGGTCTGCGGGCTATGGGTCGGTTTGTGTTGGTTGGTTTGGATCAATCGGTTACGCCGCTGTTGATGGAGGGGCTGCCGACGGTGACGGAGGCTGGGTCGACACTTCAGGCGAACGTGCCACTTCGTGGAGGAGGGACACTGGCGATTTTGTTCCGTGAGAGGACTGTGAGCTTCAGTGTGATGGGTAGAAACGCGGGCCTGCGACTTGGCCTGATCTTTGATTGGGTTGACGAGCACAGTGCGTTTCGGGAGATTTCTGTTGACCGGCTGCGTTATCGTTTTCGCGGCTTCGACTACTCTATTGGGGTGGTGAATGGAAAGCTGGCGCAAACTACGAGCGGAGTGCAGGTGTTGGGACTTGGTAGAAAGGAACTACTTCTCGACTTGGCCCAGATAGCCTGAAGCGCGTCACTGCCGCTTACATCGAGCGTGGATGTGCCAGCGGCAGGCGGGCGGAGGATCACCATTCGCACAGGAGTGTTGATGCGCTTGTAATCGGTCGCCACATAGAACGTCGATCTTCGGCGTCGCAGGGCACAGAGAGATAGTAGCTATATGATTCGAAGAGAATTTGTGAAGTTGATGTCGCTGACGGTGGGTGGATCGCCGTTCGTTCGCCTGGAAGATGTTCGAACAGGCTCTGCAGAACTGCCAGATGTTGGCTATGAGAAGTTAGCCGATGGCTCTATAGATTCGGATGAGCTTTTTGGACTCTTTGAAAAGCCAGCTAATCGATATCGACCTATGGTTCGCTGGTGGTGGAATGGTGACCGGGTTACTGGCGAGGAGGTGCTGCGAGAGCTTGATGTGATGCAAGCGGCGGGTATCGGTGGCGTTGAGATCAACCCGATCCGGTTTCCTGCTGAAGCTGATCCGATGAAGACGACGGCGCTGACGTGGATGAGCGACGAATGGGTCAAGGTTCTGGAGGTAGCGCTGCGCGGCACCAGGGAGCGCGGCATGACCTGCGACATGATCGTCGGCTCTGGCTGGCCTTATGGTGGCGAGTTTCTATCGCGCGAGGATCAGACGCAGATGGTTGCGCTTGGCACCAAGAACCTAACTGGGCCGGGGCGGGTTCGGCTTGCGCGTGCAGAACTGCTGGAGAGTGTAAGCCACAACCTGGTGTCGTCGTACAAGGATAGTCAAAAGGAATTGTTCGGCCTGCGCCTTGTACCTTCGCAGGTGGGCGCAGTGACTGCAGGTGTTGCCGTGGACGATCAACTTCACAAGGAGTTCATCGAACTTGATCTTCCAGCCGGGGAACACGTCCTCTACTTTCTTGTGAAGGTCACCGGCTTCATGGGTGTCATCAATGGAGCACCTGGTGCGACGGGACCAGTGTTGAACCACTATAGCGGTAAGGCAGTGGAACGATATCTTGACAGACTTTCGACGCGGCTTACCGCGAAGATCGGTCCGCTGGGTGAACACTTCAGGGCCTTCTTTACGGACAGCATCGAGTTGGAAGGGGCGAACTGGTGTGACGATATGTTTCCCGAGTTTCGTCGGCGGAGAGGATATGATCTTTCGCCATGGCTGCCGTTTGTGCTGTTCAAGGTCGGCGAGATGGGCAATGCAGTCTCCGAACAATATGGCGCATCGTTCTCCCCTAAATTCAAGGCGAAGACTGCTCTTGTCCGCTATGACTTTGAAACTACCAAGCACGAACTTTTTCAGGAAAGATTTGTTGGTACGTTTGTCAGTTGGTGCACGAGACATGGGGTGAAGTCCAGGATGCAGGCTTATGGTATGGATTGCGATCCGATCACGGCCGGGATGATGCTGGATATTCCAGAGTGTGAGACGTGGATCCGTTCCGAGAAGATTGAGGAGTTTGGAAGTGGCGACTATCGGCGGGGTCGTAGCTACACCATGATTAATAAATTTGTGTCCTCTGCGGCACACCTTGCGGGAAAACAATTAATTAGCTGCGAGGAAATGACTAACACCGACGATCCATTTCATGCTTCCCTGGAACGGATCAAGGTTGCAGGGGATCAGAGCATGCTGTCGGGAGTAACACAGTCTGTGTTGCATGGCTTCAACTACAGTCCGCCAAACGCTGCATTTCCAGGTTGGGTCCGCTATGGTACGTACTTCAGTGAGCGAAATACGTGGTGGCCTTATTTCAAGCTTTGGGCGAACTATAAAGCGCGTCTGTCGGCACTCTTCCAAAATGCTGTGATGCAAGCGGAAATCGCGATCCTTCCACCTATGGCCGACATCGCTTCGCAATATGGGTATCAACGTGACCCTTTTCCAAAGACGGTCGAGCCACACTACCTCTACAAACTCTGGGAGGTTGTTCACCAAAATGGAAGTGGATGCGACTACCTGAATGAAGACGTTATTCAGCGTTCCAATGTAAAGCAGGGAAGGCTTGCATTCGGAGAACGATCGTACAAGGCGATTTTGCTGGTGGATGTTGAATCAATTGATCCTAAGACCCTGAAGGTCCTGAAGGATTTCGTTCAGTCGGGGGGAACACTTGTATTTCTTGATAAGACTCCGAATCGTGCTCCGGGGCTTCTACATAACGATGCGGCCAGTCTTGGCATTCGTAGTGATGTTGAACAGTTGCGATATCGTTATCCAACGCACACTCCTTTGGTCTCAGTCCGCGAAGAAGACATGGTTGGCTGGTATCGGGAAATTCAAAAGCAGTATGCTCTTGCACCCGCTGTGCTTATCGACAAGCCTAAGGACTTTGTGAGCCAGTTGTACTACCGAAGTGGAAACCGAGATATCTTCTTTTTCAGCAACTACGGGCCGGCGGAGGTTCATACGTTCGAGGCTACGTTTGCTCTTAAGGGAAAAACGGCCTGGTTGTGGAATGCGGAGTCCGGCACGCGTGAGCTTTATGCGACAGCGCAATCTCATAACATTCTTAATATCACCTTAGGTCCTTCGGAATCCAAACTGCTCGTTTTTGAACCTTCCTCGTCGGTAATTGATGCTACTGGTTCGGCCATCCCATTACAACGCCTGTCTTCGAGTTCGCTCGTCTCCAACGTGGAGCGGGTTGTAAGTGGTCCGTGGACTATTACGTTCGAACATGTAAACGGCAGAAACATTACGAAGGTCTATCAGGAGCTGCCGGACTTTCTTCAGCGAGATGACCTGAAGTCGTTTGCCGGCACTGTAGTCTACAGGACCTCTTTTCGTGTCGAGAGTTCCGATCGCAGCCTTGTGCTGGACCTCGGGCACCTTCTTCATAGTGTCTCGCAAGTGGAAGTTAATGATCATCCGATGGGCACGCAATGGTATGGGAACCAAAGCTATGACATCACAGCGGCGGTGATACCGGGAGTGAACCAACTGATGATTAGAGTAGTGACCACTTTGGGAAATTATATGAAGACACTGACGGATAACAAGGCAGCGCAAAGCTGGACTGAAAACACGCCCTTCTACGCTATGGGACTTACCATGCCTGTTCGATTGAGGACACCGTAGATCGTAGTGACGATGAGTTTTAGTCGGATCGACCCTTCGTGAGGCCCGTGCAGAAGAGTGGCTGCCGCGTTCCGTATTCCTTTGGCTTGCGATGGGGGATCCGAAGTGCGCTCTTGGCTTGGGAGATCACCTGAGGTATCATTCGGGGATGCGATCTTACTCGGTGCCCGACCGTTCTTCATCCAAAGACCGCTTCCTGCGCTGTTGTTGTCGATAAGCTCTCCGCTTGTCTGATAGCAGCCTTGCCACAATGTGGCGTTACTTCCTTCTAATCTCTACTACGATGCGGTGAACCAGTCATTTTGGCGCAGTTGCGTTGATGATTGCTCGTTGCTGCACGAGGACTCTTCGATGCAGGCTCAGTCCTACACTTCAGAACATGATCGCGGTGGTGCAGTTTCGACGTGGCTTTTTTTTCTAGCTCTTGCGCTTACTCTTCTGCAGCCTTCGTTTTACCCCTTGCTTGCACAGGTTGACACGGGTTCACTTGGTGGCACAGTGATGGATGGGACGGGGGCCGCTATTCCGGATGCGGATCTGCAGCTGCATGAGGAGTTGACTGGCGTAACTACCCGGCTGCGTTCCGGCAATGATGGCAGCTTCAATTTCAGCCCGCTTAAGCTTGGTACGTATGTGCTGACTGTGACGCACAGCGGCTTTAAGCAAAGCGTAACGGATCACCTTGAAGTGACGATACAGTCGCGGCTTGAGGTGAAGCCACACCTCGAAGTGGGATCGGCGGATGAGGTGGTGCAAGTCTCATCGGATACTCCGTTGCTTGAGACACGCTCGTCGTCGGTGCAGCAGCTTGTCGAGGAGCGCACGATCAATGCGCTGCCGCTGAACGGTCGTAATGCCACATTTTTGGCACAGCTTTCGCCCGGTGTAACGTTCGCACAGAATGATAGTCGCAACCTCCAGGCGAGCGGCTCGTTCAGTGCAAACGGCGCTCGTCGCACGCAGAACAATTACCTGCTCGACGGCATGGATGATAATGCCGCTATCGCGGATCTCGTCAATCAGGGGCAGTACGTTGTGCTGCCACCGCCAGATGCGCTGCGCGAGTTTACCGTGCAGACAAGCACGTATTCTGCGGAGTTCGGCCATTCGGCGGGCGCGGTATTGAACGTGAGTACGAAGTCTGGTGACAACAGATTGCATGGCAATATTTGGGAGTATCTGCGTAATGACTCGCTCGACGCGAAAGACTATTTTGTCCTCGCTACTCAGAGGAAGCCGGCGTTCCGTCAGAGTCAGTTCGGCGGCACACTGGGTGGTCCGGTTGTCATCCCGAAGCTATACGACGGGCGCAATCGCACTTTCTTCTTCGGTGATTATCAGGGCAGTCGCGTAGCGCAAGGTAAGACGTACACCAGTACCGTTCCCACGCTTGCAGAGCGAAACAGCGGCTATACGAATCTACAGGATCTTATTACGCTGCAATCGGGGACGCGAAGTGACGC
Coding sequences:
- a CDS encoding UPF0182 family membrane protein: MPNYIDSPDYLNPGRPNRGRRLLVVAVILFALWIVIRIALAGWVDLLWFESLGYGAAFWKTFVIESSVFLFSSIITFLILYGAFFIIRRSHQADLPTAHAIIIGGQSVNLSVAPALRIISLVVSIAIALLTGLTMMAQWPTLALFWYAPHAAGAVTDPVFSRPLNFFLFTLPAWRLVNTWLLTLAIATCAVALLFLLITSGSRSLGAKRLSLAPSPWRGLSLTGAFFLLVLAMIVFVERFELLLDHHTLFDGVDYTGAHIMTGGLLVVAIALILGAIIAAVNAARSSRASWIVAAPLPAVLSYAVLTIVSWYVASFIVKPNQLVREEPYIAHNIQMTRQAYGLDKFSQSEFPAEATIQAADASHNQPTLRNIRLWDWRALQDTLRQVQEIRTYYDFPDIDIDRYMLDGNLRQVMLAVRELNVTKLPVSSRNWINEKLIYTHGYGITMNPVNGFTPEGLPNLLLSNMPVQSTVPGLKVTRPELYFGELTDTDVYVKTRQQEFDYPQGQANNVTSYQGTGGIAIGSFLRRIILAFDRGDLGTLPFSDDVTPDSRLLMHRNIRDRVARLAPFLTFDQDPYMVVGDDGRLSWIIDAFTTSDTYPYSTHYALGDTSVNYMRNSVKVVVDAYNGSTTFYVFDTTDPVIAAYRRIYPTLFTDASHLPEDLRRHVRYPEALFKLQSEVYGLYHMTRPEVFFNREDLWTVATETTSDANGQQSVQPMQPNYVLMKLPGGTAEEFVQILPFTPANRNNLIGWIAGRSDGAAYGTTAVYNFPKTRLIDGPQQVEARIDQNAQLSGQLTLWNQQGSHVLRGNLLVIPTGRALLYAEPIYLQAQQSPMPELRLVVLALQDKLAYGTTFQAALSSLFGGDVSSLTATEPQQKPQASAGTSATTPQQTDQPTSNFNALVAEATRNFDDYQRLTAAGKLAEAGQKLEALKSDLVKLNATSH
- a CDS encoding glycosyl hydrolase, yielding MSLTVGGSPFVRLEDVRTGSAELPDVGYEKLADGSIDSDELFGLFEKPANRYRPMVRWWWNGDRVTGEEVLRELDVMQAAGIGGVEINPIRFPAEADPMKTTALTWMSDEWVKVLEVALRGTRERGMTCDMIVGSGWPYGGEFLSREDQTQMVALGTKNLTGPGRVRLARAELLESVSHNLVSSYKDSQKELFGLRLVPSQVGAVTAGVAVDDQLHKEFIELDLPAGEHVLYFLVKVTGFMGVINGAPGATGPVLNHYSGKAVERYLDRLSTRLTAKIGPLGEHFRAFFTDSIELEGANWCDDMFPEFRRRRGYDLSPWLPFVLFKVGEMGNAVSEQYGASFSPKFKAKTALVRYDFETTKHELFQERFVGTFVSWCTRHGVKSRMQAYGMDCDPITAGMMLDIPECETWIRSEKIEEFGSGDYRRGRSYTMINKFVSSAAHLAGKQLISCEEMTNTDDPFHASLERIKVAGDQSMLSGVTQSVLHGFNYSPPNAAFPGWVRYGTYFSERNTWWPYFKLWANYKARLSALFQNAVMQAEIAILPPMADIASQYGYQRDPFPKTVEPHYLYKLWEVVHQNGSGCDYLNEDVIQRSNVKQGRLAFGERSYKAILLVDVESIDPKTLKVLKDFVQSGGTLVFLDKTPNRAPGLLHNDAASLGIRSDVEQLRYRYPTHTPLVSVREEDMVGWYREIQKQYALAPAVLIDKPKDFVSQLYYRSGNRDIFFFSNYGPAEVHTFEATFALKGKTAWLWNAESGTRELYATAQSHNILNITLGPSESKLLVFEPSSSVIDATGSAIPLQRLSSSSLVSNVERVVSGPWTITFEHVNGRNITKVYQELPDFLQRDDLKSFAGTVVYRTSFRVESSDRSLVLDLGHLLHSVSQVEVNDHPMGTQWYGNQSYDITAAVIPGVNQLMIRVVTTLGNYMKTLTDNKAAQSWTENTPFYAMGLTMPVRLRTP